GGCAGTGATTCCGGGCAAGGGTTCTGCTGTGCCAGTATCACCGGCATGGCCGAAGGACGAATGACGGACTCCGTACGAGCCGAACCGAACCGGCAGCCCGACGCGCTGTCGGCCGACTCGACCGTCGCCGAGGGTGTCCGCGTGGTGACGCTCGCGGGGGAGATCGACCACCACACCGGCGACGCGCTCCGCCGGGCCCTGGACGTCCCCGACGGCCCTCCGCGCGTCGTGGCCGACCTGCACCGGGTCACCTTCATGGACTCCAGCGGCATCAACATCCTCCTCGCCGCCCACCGCACCCTCACCGAGGCGGGCGGCTGGCTGCGCCTGGCCGCACCCACCCCCTCCGTCCTGCGCACCCTGCAGATCGTCGGCATCGACAGCGTCATCGACTGCCGGGACACCCTGCACCAGGCCCTCGACGGCTGACCCCGCCCGACCGGGACGGGACGGGGGCCCAGTGGTCACCAGGCCTTCACGTACGGGGCCGACTGGCCGCCGCCGGGGCGGGGATCCGGTGTGGTGT
This is a stretch of genomic DNA from Streptomyces sp. TG1A-8. It encodes these proteins:
- a CDS encoding STAS domain-containing protein, giving the protein MAEGRMTDSVRAEPNRQPDALSADSTVAEGVRVVTLAGEIDHHTGDALRRALDVPDGPPRVVADLHRVTFMDSSGINILLAAHRTLTEAGGWLRLAAPTPSVLRTLQIVGIDSVIDCRDTLHQALDG